CTGCCCAAACTGGGAACTCGTGCGCGTTAAACTCGAGCTCGCCGCGCAAGCATCGCCCGACGACTTGGCGACAAACGACGACGTGCGTCAATTTCTGACGGCCGAAGTGCGCAAGCAAACGAACGATCTTGCGCCGTACGAGCAGATTCGACATATTGCCATCGTTCCGCGCGAGTTCAGCGTTGAGGGCGGTGAGTTGTCGCCGGCCATGAAGGTCAAGCGCCGCGTCGTCGAAGGCCGCTACGGTGCGGAGATCGACCGCGCCTACGGTCCCGATCTGCACGCCGCCTCCGTGTAGGGTATCTCATGTCGCGCCGCGTCGACGAAGTCGTTCGAGGTCCGATCAAGAGCAAGACGGTGTTCCCCGTCTTGATCCTGCATTTGATCAAGGAGCAGCCCGACCATGGCTACGGTCTCATGCAGCGGATCGCCGAGGTTTGCGGCGATCTGGTTGCAGTGAACACGAATAAGATCTATCCGCTGCTGCGGCGGCTCGAAGAGCGCGGC
The sequence above is drawn from the Candidatus Baltobacteraceae bacterium genome and encodes:
- a CDS encoding PadR family transcriptional regulator, which encodes MSRRVDEVVRGPIKSKTVFPVLILHLIKEQPDHGYGLMQRIAEVCGDLVAVNTNKIYPLLRRLEERGFVTASWDHPTKRSRRVYAITEAGDDRLRGIKMSMLPYLDSIERAVKRLKDELYEKIPG